The Mesoterricola silvestris sequence CCTGGCCATCCGGGAAATGGTGGCCCTGGCCCTGGAGAAATGCGGGTACCGGGTGGACCGGGCCCCGGGCCTCCCGGAGGCCCGGGCGGCCCTGGACGCCGCTCCGCCGGGCCTGGTGGTGTGCGATCTGTACCTGCCCGGCGGCACCGGTCTGGACCTGCTGGAGCAGGTGCGGGCCCTTCCCGGGCCGCCGCCCATGATCCTCATGACCGCTCGGGGCAGCATGGAGACCACGGCCCTGGCCCTGAACGGGGGGGTCTTCGACTACATCGCCAAGCCCTTCGACCTGGACGTGCTGCTGGAGCGGGTGCGGGCGGCCCTGGGGGGGGCCGTGGAGGCCGGGGCGGAACCGGAGCGGGGCCCGGCCAGCATGATGGTGGGTTCCCACCCGGCCATGGTGGAGGCCTACAAGGCCACCGGCCGGGTGGCGGCCATGGCGGTGCCGGTCCTGGTGCTGGGGGAAACGGGCACGGGCAAGGAACTGGTGGCCCGGGCCCTGCACCGCTTCGGCGGCCACCCGGAGGGACCCTTCGTGCCGGTGCACTGCGGGGCCATCCCCGACACCCTCATCGAAAGCGAACTGTTCGGCCACCGCCGGGGGGCCTTCACCGACGCCCAGCGGGACCGGCGCGGCGCCCTGGCCCTGGCCCACGGCGGCACGGTGTTCCTGGACGAGATCGGGGAGATCTCCCCGGTCTTCCAGGTCAAGCTCCTGCGCTTCCTTGAGGACGGCATCGTGCAGCCCCTGGGGGCCGAAAAGGGCGATCCGGTGAAGGTGCGGGTGGTGGCGGCCACCCACCGGGATCTGAGGGCCCTGGTGGCGGCGGGGAGCTTCCGGCAGGACCTCTACTACCGCCTGGCCGGATTCGAGATCCGCCTGCCGGCCCTGCGGGACCGGCTCTCGGACCTGCCGGACCTGGTCCAGCACTTCCAGGAGCGGTTCCGGGGGGAGCTGGGCCTGCCCGCCGCCGGCCCCCCCTCCCGCGAGGTGCTGGCGGCCCTGGCCGCCCACCCCTGGCCGGGCAATGTGCGGGAGCTGGGGCACGTGGTGCGCCGCCTCCTCATCGAGACCGGAGCCCTGGGGGACGCCGCGGCCCTGGGCCGGATCCTGGGGGACGGGCCGGCCCCGGGGGCGCCGGCGCTGTCCCCGGCCAGCTTCGGGGCGCCCTTCGTGCCCCTGGAGGAGATGGAGCGGATGTACCTCCTGGCCGTGCTGGCCCACGCCCGGGGCAACAAGACCGAGGCCGCCCGGATCCTGGGCATCGAGCGCAAAACGCTCACCCGCAAGCTCCGGCCTGCCGATTGCATGGATACGGACGATGCCGAAGGAGGCGCCCCTTGATCCCCATCCTGGTTCCCGCCCTCGCCGCCCTGCTGCAGGCCCCGGCGCCCGACGTGGCCTACCGCTTCGACCAGGTGCGGCGCTCCGTGGAACTGTGGCCCGGCGGTGACCGGGACCGGGCCGTGAAGGCCGTGGCCGGGGCCCCGGCCCGGTCCGGGGACGGGGTGCGCACCGGCTGGTGGGCGGAAACGGTGCTTTCGGCCCCGGAGTGGGGGAGCCGCTTCGTGGTCTACGGTTCCACCCGGGTGCAGCTGGCCGGGGGGGAGCCCGGGGTGCTGCTCCGCCTGGAGCGGGGGCGGATCCTGGCCACCTTCGAGGCCCTGGTGGGCGCTTCCCGGCGGGAGCGCAAGGTGGCCGTGCCCGGGGCCCTGCTGGCCGTGCGGGGCACCCGGTACGGGCTGGAGGTGGCCGGGGACGGCACCTCGACCCTCACGGTGTTCGAGGGGGTGGTGGAGGTGCTGACCACGCGGCCCCACCCCGCTCCGATCCTGGTGAAGGCCGGCGAATGGTCCACCTTCGGCCCCGGCACCCTGCCCGAGGTGGAGCACGGCAACGCCCGGGGCTTCGAGGAGCGGGCCTGGGCCCAGGGGGAGCGCCCCGGCAAGGCCCTGGGGCCCGGGGCCAAGGTGCCCGGGGCGAGCACGAACCGGAATCCCCACGCCAACCCCGGCCGCCACTGATCCGCCGGGTCCTTTGGACGCGCCCGGGCCCGGGGACCGGGTCAGGATGACCCGGATTCCCGGGGAAAGGGCCGGATTTGCGGTTGGCGCGGTTCTTGATGAAGACGCCCGGGACACCGGCCCAGCAGGCCGGGTTCCCGCATCCACCCTTTCAAGGAGGCCCCCATGAAGAATTCCACCGCGTTGCCCCTTGCGGTCGCCGTCCTTGGCCTGGCAGGCCTCGTGGGCTGCGGCGGCACCTCGTCCTCCGCGTCCCCCACCGGCGCGGCCATGAACGTGCACCTGGTGGACGGCCCCATCTCGGGCTTCCAGGAGATCGACCTGAACATCCAGACCGTGGAGATCTCCTCCGGCGGCGGCGCCTGGATCACCCTGGGCACCCCCGGCAAGACGGTCAATCTCCTGAACCTGGTGGGCGGGATCGAGGAGACCCTGGCCCACGGGGCCACCCTGCCCGCGGGACACTATGACCAGATGCGCCTGGTCCTTGGCAGCGGGAACAGCATCGTGCTCGCCGACGGCACCTCCCACGCCCTCACCGTCCCCTCCGGCATGCAGACCGGGATCAAGCTCATCGTGAGCTTCGACGTGGCCGCCGGCACCACCAAGGACGTGTGGATCGACTTCGACGCGGCCCATTCGATCCAGGTGGTGGGGGCGGGGGCCTCGGGCAAGTACATGCTGAGGCCCACGGTGTGGGCCTACGACAAGGTGGTCACCGGGTCGATCTCCGGCAAATTCACCGATTCCGCCACCGGCGCGGCCCTGGCGGGGGTGGCGGTGCTGGCCGAGACCCTGGACGGCTCCGGCAATGCCCGCATCTCCCGGAGCACCGTCACCGACGCCACCGGCGCCTACACGCTGGACCTGCTTCCGGTGGGCGCCACCTACTACGTGGTGAGCCAGCCCCAGGTGGGCGCCGCCGCCCCCGTCTCCTACGACGCCAAGGCCAGCGACGCCTTCGCCCTCACGGGGATGTCGCCGGTGTTCACCTACAGCGCGGCCTTCATGTCCGATGCCGCCACCGGCTCCCTTTCCGGCGGCATCACCCCCCTGGCCACCGCCGACCAGAGCGATCTCGTGAACCTGCTGGCGTCCCTGGCCTCGCCCACCTCCGGCACCCACACCTTCATCGTCAGGACGAACATGGCCGCCCTGGGCACCGCCACCGAGACCTTCGGCTTCACGGGCCTCCCGGCCGGGGCCTACAGCCTCCAGGCCCTGCGCGCCACCCAGAACCCCGACGGCACCACCACCGCCTCCGCCTCCGCGGTGGTGCCGGCGGCCGTGGTCGCCGGGGCGACGGCCACGGTCAATCTCGGGTTCTAGATCGGGTTTTCGACCCACACCCTCGAAGCCAGCCGATAGCCATTCGATTATTCACGGCTGATCCCCTTCATCCCGTTCATCCAAATTCATCCCTGTTTCCGCAGGGCCAGCGATGGGGTGGGGCGGCGCGCGGTTGATCCGCATGCGCCGACCCATCCCTGCTCTGGCCCTGCGGGAACAGGGATGAAATCGGATGAATGGGATGGAGGGGATGGAGGGGGTTCAAGGCCGGGTCGGGGGCCTTGAGGCGGTTCCTGGGAGGGGGATGCGCAGGGACTGGAGGGCGTTGGCGGGGATCCCCAGGGTGGCGCGGGCCCGGCCCACCTGGAGGGTGTAGGTGAGGGGGCGGGGGGAGGGGTTGAAGGCGATGACGGTGAGGTGGGCTCCGTCGGGGGGCAGGGCGGCGGTGGCCAGGAGGGGGCTGGCGCCGGGGGTGGCCACGCGCACGATGCGGTCCCCGGGGCGCAGGTAGCGGCTGAAGTGGGCCAGGACGGGGAGCAGGGGGGTGGGGTAGGCGTCGCCGGTGGCGGTGTCCACCATCACGGGGGCGGCGCAGTAGTTGCCCACGTGGTTGGGGCCGCCGCGCCGGTCCAGGACGATGTTCCAGTCGATCCACCCGGCCAGTCCGTGGTTGAGGCCCTCCAGCAGCTCCCGGGCGTAGCGGTGCACGGGGGCGTAGAGGGGGTGGTCCCGGCGCGCGGGTCCGGGGGCCCAGCGGTAGCCCCAGTCGGCGGCCCCGGGGCTCCACCACCAGGCGTCGTTGCGCCAGCCCAGGAAGGCCCCGCCGGGAGCGTTCTCCTCCAGGGAGATGGCGTCCACGCAGCCCTCGGTGTGCAGGAGGGGAAGGGCCGGCCAGCGCGCGCGCAGCTCGTCCAGGACGGCGGCGCCGCCGGCGCGGGTGCGCTCGTACCAGTGTACGCCGGTGCCCCACACGAAGGGGGCCGCGGCGGGGTCGGCCATCATGGCGGCGGTGTATTCCAGGGCGCCGGCGTCGCGGTTGTGGTCGAACTGGATGATCCTCACGGCGCCCAGGCCGGCTTCGCGCAGGCGCGGGCCCAGGTGGCCGCCCACGTACCGGGCCAGGTCGCCGG is a genomic window containing:
- a CDS encoding sigma-54-dependent transcriptional regulator codes for the protein MTRILVVDDDLAIREMVALALEKCGYRVDRAPGLPEARAALDAAPPGLVVCDLYLPGGTGLDLLEQVRALPGPPPMILMTARGSMETTALALNGGVFDYIAKPFDLDVLLERVRAALGGAVEAGAEPERGPASMMVGSHPAMVEAYKATGRVAAMAVPVLVLGETGTGKELVARALHRFGGHPEGPFVPVHCGAIPDTLIESELFGHRRGAFTDAQRDRRGALALAHGGTVFLDEIGEISPVFQVKLLRFLEDGIVQPLGAEKGDPVKVRVVAATHRDLRALVAAGSFRQDLYYRLAGFEIRLPALRDRLSDLPDLVQHFQERFRGELGLPAAGPPSREVLAALAAHPWPGNVRELGHVVRRLLIETGALGDAAALGRILGDGPAPGAPALSPASFGAPFVPLEEMERMYLLAVLAHARGNKTEAARILGIERKTLTRKLRPADCMDTDDAEGGAP
- a CDS encoding glycoside hydrolase family 30 protein yields the protein MIPAAVLLLALAAPPAPFVQTSAAGERLRELPPPRLRRGAPVRGTLVDIHPGDLRQTLEGIGGALTEASAWVLAQLPEASRGQVLDRFFGPGGAGFTLARVPVGACDFSVEGRFSYDDVAGDEALAHFSIAPDTRGFKGARDPAYALLPLVKDALAREPALRIVASPWTAPAWMKDNQDFYGAGRGGTLLPRHHDTFARYMVRYLQAYRDAGVPIWAVTPENEPMGNGGQWESMEFTAGDLARYVGGHLGPRLREAGLGAVRIIQFDHNRDAGALEYTAAMMADPAAAPFVWGTGVHWYERTRAGGAAVLDELRARWPALPLLHTEGCVDAISLEENAPGGAFLGWRNDAWWWSPGAADWGYRWAPGPARRDHPLYAPVHRYARELLEGLNHGLAGWIDWNIVLDRRGGPNHVGNYCAAPVMVDTATGDAYPTPLLPVLAHFSRYLRPGDRIVRVATPGASPLLATAALPPDGAHLTVIAFNPSPRPLTYTLQVGRARATLGIPANALQSLRIPLPGTASRPPTRP
- a CDS encoding FecR domain-containing protein, with translation MIPILVPALAALLQAPAPDVAYRFDQVRRSVELWPGGDRDRAVKAVAGAPARSGDGVRTGWWAETVLSAPEWGSRFVVYGSTRVQLAGGEPGVLLRLERGRILATFEALVGASRRERKVAVPGALLAVRGTRYGLEVAGDGTSTLTVFEGVVEVLTTRPHPAPILVKAGEWSTFGPGTLPEVEHGNARGFEERAWAQGERPGKALGPGAKVPGASTNRNPHANPGRH
- a CDS encoding DUF4382 domain-containing protein, coding for MKNSTALPLAVAVLGLAGLVGCGGTSSSASPTGAAMNVHLVDGPISGFQEIDLNIQTVEISSGGGAWITLGTPGKTVNLLNLVGGIEETLAHGATLPAGHYDQMRLVLGSGNSIVLADGTSHALTVPSGMQTGIKLIVSFDVAAGTTKDVWIDFDAAHSIQVVGAGASGKYMLRPTVWAYDKVVTGSISGKFTDSATGAALAGVAVLAETLDGSGNARISRSTVTDATGAYTLDLLPVGATYYVVSQPQVGAAAPVSYDAKASDAFALTGMSPVFTYSAAFMSDAATGSLSGGITPLATADQSDLVNLLASLASPTSGTHTFIVRTNMAALGTATETFGFTGLPAGAYSLQALRATQNPDGTTTASASAVVPAAVVAGATATVNLGF